From a single Brassica napus cultivar Da-Ae chromosome C9, Da-Ae, whole genome shotgun sequence genomic region:
- the LOC106414306 gene encoding 1-aminocyclopropane-1-carboxylate synthase 5-like: MKQLSTKVTSNGHGQDSSYFLGWEEYEKNPYDEMKNPNGMIQMGLAENQLCFDLIESWLAKNQDAASLKRNGQSIFRELALFQDYHGMPEFKKAMAEFMEEIRGNRVTFDPKKIVLAAGSTSANETLMFCLAEPGDAFLLPTPYYPGFDRDLKWRTGAEIVPIHCSSSNGFQITESALQQAYQQALKLDLKVKGVLVTNPSNPLGTALTRRELNLLVDFITSKNIHLISDEIYSGTMFGFEQFISVMDVLQDKKLGNTEVSKRVHIVYSLSKDLGLPGFRVGAIYSNDEMIVSAATKMSSFGLVSSQTQYLLSALLSDKKFTSQYLEENQKRLRSRQKRLVSGLESSGITSLRSNAGLFCWVDMRHLLDTNTFEAELDLWKKIVYNVKLNISPGSSCHCTEPGWFRVCFANMSEDTLDLALKRLKTFVESTDCGRMISRKSHERLKSLRKKTVSNWVFRVSWSDRVPDER; this comes from the exons ATGAAACAGCTTTCGACAAAAGTGACAAGCAATGGTCATGGACAAGACTCATCCTACTTCTTGGGATGGGAAGAGTACGAGAAGAATCCTTACGATGAGATGAAGAACCCTAATGGGATGATCCAGATGGGTCTTGCTGAAAATCAGCTATGTTTTGATCTCATCGAGTCATGGCTAGCTAAGAACCAGGACGCAGCTAGTCTCAAGAGGAACGGTCAGTCCATTTTCAGAGAGCTTGCTCTCTTTCAAGACTATCACGGCATGCCTGAATTCAAAAAA gcCATGGCTGAGTTCATGGAAGAGATAAGAGGAAACAGAGTCACTTTCGATCCCAAAAAGATTGTGTTAGCCGCTGGTTCGACCTCTGCGAACGAGACTCTCATGTTCTGTCTCGCTGAGCCTGGTGATGCTTTCCTTTTGCCTACTCCTTACTATCCTGG ATTTGATAGAGATCTTAAATGGAGAACCGGAGCTGAGATTGTACCAATCCACTGCTCAAGCTCCAATGGCTTTCAGATCACTGAATCAGCTCTACAACAAGCTTACCAACAAGCCCTTaaacttgatctcaaagtcaAAGGAGTTCTTGTCACGAACCCATCTAACCCACTAGGcactgcgttgaccagacgtgAGCTCAATCTTCTCGTTGACTTCATCACTTCCAAGAACATTCATCTCATCAGCGACGAGATCTACTCAGGCACTATGTTCGGGTTTGAACAGTTCATAAGCGTAATGGACGTCTTGCAAGACAAGAAACTCGGAAACACCGAGGTTTCTAAAAGAGTCCACATCGTTTATAGCCTTTCCAAAGATCTAGGGCTTCCTGGTTTCCGCGTGGGAGCTATCTACTCCAACGATGAAATGATCGTTTCCGCTGCGACGAAAATGTCGAGTTTCGGTCTTGTCTCTTCTCAGACTCAGTACCTTCTCTCTGCATTGCTCTCGGACAAGAAGTTCACAAGCCAATACCTCGAGGAGAACCAGAAACGGCTCAGGTCAAGACAGAAACGCCTAGTGTCTGGTCTTGAGTCATCGGGGATTACTTCCCTGAGAAGCAACGCGGGTTTGTTCTGTTGGGTCGACATGAGACACCTCTTGGACACGAACACATTCGAAGCAGAGCTTGACCTCTGGAAAAAGATTGTTTACAACGTGAAACTAAACATCTCGCCCGGTTCGTCTTGTCACTGCACTGAACCGggttggtttagggtttgtttcGCTAATATGAGCGAGGATACACTCGATTTGGCCTTGAAGAGGCTCAAAACGTTCGTGGAGTCTACAGACTGTGGACGGATGATATCAAGAAAAAGCCATGAGAGGCTCAAGAGCTTGAGGAAGAAGACAGTCTCTAACTGGGTTTTCCGGGTTTCATGGTCAGACCGTGTACCTGATGAGCGATGA